The genomic DNA AGCACTCGACCTCAGCAGCCCGGTGGCCGTCGTCGGCACCGGCACCATGGGCCAGGGCATTGCCCAGGTCGCGCTGGTCGCGGGCCACCCCGTGCGGCTGTACGACGCCGTTCCCGGCCGCGCTCAGGAAGCGGCCGACGCGATCGGTGCCCGCCTCGACCGGCTCGTCGAGAAGGACCGCCTAGCCGCGGCCGACCGGGACGCGGCACGGGCCCGCCTGCGGCCCGCCGCCGACCTCGCCGACCTCGCGGACTGCTTCCTCGTCGTCGAGGCCGTCCTGGAGCGGCTCGACGTGAAACAGCAGCTGCTGCGCGAGCTGGAGGACGTCGTCGAGGACGACTGCCTGCTCGCCACCAACACCTCGTCCCTGTCCGTCACGGCCATCGGCGGCGCCCTGCGCAACCCCGGCCGCTTCGTGGGCCTGCACTTCTTCAACCCCGCGCCGCTGCTGCCCCTCGTCGAGGTCGTCTCCGGGTTCGCCACCGACGTCACCTCGGCCACGCGCGCGTACGAGACGGCACGGGCCTGGGGCAAGACCCCGGTCGCCTGCGCCGACACCCCCGGCTTCATCGTCAACCGCATCGCGCGGCCCTTCTACGCCGAGGCCTTCGCGGTGTACGAGGCCCAGGCCGCCGACCCCGCCACCATCGACGCGATCCTGCGCGAGTCGGGCGGCTTCCGGATGGGCGCCTTCGAACTGACCGACCTCATCGGCCAGGACGTCAACGAGTCCGTCACGCACTCCGTGTGGCAGGCCTTCTTCCAGGACGTCCGCTTCACGCCCTCGCTCGCGCAACGGCGGCTCGTCGAGTCGGGCCGGCACGGCCGCAAGACGGGGCAGGGCTGGTACGACTACGGGGAGGCCGCCGAGCGCCCCGAACCGCACACCGCGGAGAAGGCGCAGGCGCCCGCGTACGTCGTCGTCGAGGGCGACCTGGGCCCGGCTTCCGAACTGCTCGCGCTGATCCGCGAGGCGGGTATCCAGATCCGCGAGGACGAGGAGGACCACGGCACGCGGCTGGTACTGCCGAGCGGCGGCCAGCTGGTCCTCGCCGACGGCCAGACCTCCGTCGAGTTCCGGGACGTCGTCTACTTCGACCTGGCGCTCGACTACCGCAGGGCGACCCGCATCGCCCTGTCCGCCTCCCAGGACACCGCCCCGGCGACCGTCGCCGAGGCGACCGGGCTGTTCCAGGCGCTCGGCAAGGACGTCAGCGTCATCGGGGACGTGCCCGGCATGATCGTCGCCCGCACCGTGGCCCGCATCGTCGACCTGGCGCACGACGCCGTCGCCAAGGGAGTGGCCACCGAGGAGGACATCGACACGGCGATGCGCCTGGGCGTCAACTACCCCCTGGGGCCCTTCGAATGGTGCCGCAGGCTGGGCAGGGTCTGGGCGCACGACCTCCTGGAGGAGCTGAGCCTGCGCGAACCCTCCGGTCGCTATGCGCCCTCTCTCGCGCTGTACCGCCACGGGCATGCCGCCGACAAGCGGGAGGGCACCTCATGACCACCGCCAAGCGCGACACGTACACCCCGGAGACGCTGCTCTCCGTCGCCGTCCAG from Streptomyces avermitilis MA-4680 = NBRC 14893 includes the following:
- a CDS encoding 3-hydroxyacyl-CoA dehydrogenase, whose amino-acid sequence is MTALDLSSPVAVVGTGTMGQGIAQVALVAGHPVRLYDAVPGRAQEAADAIGARLDRLVEKDRLAAADRDAARARLRPAADLADLADCFLVVEAVLERLDVKQQLLRELEDVVEDDCLLATNTSSLSVTAIGGALRNPGRFVGLHFFNPAPLLPLVEVVSGFATDVTSATRAYETARAWGKTPVACADTPGFIVNRIARPFYAEAFAVYEAQAADPATIDAILRESGGFRMGAFELTDLIGQDVNESVTHSVWQAFFQDVRFTPSLAQRRLVESGRHGRKTGQGWYDYGEAAERPEPHTAEKAQAPAYVVVEGDLGPASELLALIREAGIQIREDEEDHGTRLVLPSGGQLVLADGQTSVEFRDVVYFDLALDYRRATRIALSASQDTAPATVAEATGLFQALGKDVSVIGDVPGMIVARTVARIVDLAHDAVAKGVATEEDIDTAMRLGVNYPLGPFEWCRRLGRVWAHDLLEELSLREPSGRYAPSLALYRHGHAADKREGTS